The genomic stretch CGGTCCGGGTCGAGCTTCGGATCCTTCTGCTGGGCATTCGCCAGCGCGGACCTCAGGAGCTTCTCGAGGTCCTTGGCGACCATCTTGCGCGAATAGCGTAGCGCCGCGAGCGCCTCGCCCAGGTTCTTGCCGCGGACGAGGTCCACGGCGAGACGCGTCTTCTGGGCGGAGACGCCGAGATACTTCAAGCGAGCCGTCGCGATCACGATGTCCTCCCCGCCCTACTTCGGAGGTGCTGAGGCCACGGCGGCGGTCTTGTCGCCCTTCGTGCCGTGGCCCTTGAAGGTCCGCGTCGGCGCGAACTCGCCGAGCTTGTGACCGACCATGTTCTCGGTGACGTAGACCGGGATGAACTTCTTCCCGTTGTGGACCGCCAATGTGTGGCCGACCATGTCGGGGATGATGGTCGACCGGCGCGACCAGGTCTTCACGACCTTCTTGTCGAAACGCTTGTTGAGCTCCTCGATCTTCTTCGCGAGGTGCGCGTCGATGAAGGCTCCCTTGTGGACCGAACGTGCCATGGGCTCCTCGCTCTACTTCCGGCGGCGGACGATGAAGGCGTCCGTGCGCGGGTTGTTCCGGGTCTTCTTGCCCTTCGTCGGCACGCCCCACGGGGTGCACGAGGGGCGGCCACCGGAGGTCTTGCCTTCGCCGCCGCCGTGCGGGTGGTCGACGGGGTTCATCGCGACGCCGCGGACGGTCGGGCGCCAGCCCTTCCACCGGTTGCGTCCGGCCTTGCCGATGCTCTCGTTCTCGTGCTCGAGGTTCCCGATCTGGCCGATCGTCGCCCAGCACTCCTCGTCGACTTTCCGGGTCTCGCCGGAGGGCAGGCGGACGAGAGCCCAGCCGGCCTCGCGCGCCATGAGCTGCGCGCCGACCCCGGCCGACCGCGCGAGCTGGCCGCCCTTCCCGCGCTTCATCTCGATGTTGTGGATCGTCGTGCCGAGAGGGATCGACTTCATGGGAAGCGCGTTCCCGACGACGATGTCGGCGTCGGCGGCCGCGAGGATCTTCCCCCCGACGGCGAGCCCGTTCGGGGCGAGGATGTAACGCCGCTCGCCGTCCGCGTAGCAGACGAGCGCGATGTTCGCCGTGCGGTTCGGATCGTACTCGATCGTCTCGACGCGGCCGGGAACGCCGTGCTTGTCCCGACGGAAGTCGATGATCCGGTAGCGGCGCTTGTGCCCGCCGCCGCGGTGCCGGATCGCGAGCAGACCCCGGTTGTCGCGCCCGCCGGTCCGGTCCTTCTTGTCGAGGAGCGGCTTGTGCGGCGCGTTCGTGGACGTCTCCGTCCGCTTGACCTGCGACTTGAACCGCGAGCCCGGGCTCGTCGGCCTGAAATTCTTGACGGCCATCGTCGGTCTCTCCCTCGGGCGAGCGTCAGCTCGCCTCGAAGAACTCGATTTCCTTCTCACCGGGCGCCAGACGCACCCACGCCTTCTTCCAGTCGGCACGCTTCCCCTGGAAGCGTCCCGCCCGCTTCGTCTTCCCGAGCACGTTCGCGGTGCGGACCTCTTCGACCTTCACGCCGAAGAGCTCGGTCACCGCCTGCGCGATCTGGACCTTGTTGGCCCGCGCGTCGGCCTTGAAGCAGTAGACCGCGCCAGTTTCTCTGGCCCGTGTCGACTTCTCGGTCACGAGCGGTTGCCGGATGACATCTTGCGTCGTCAGCTTCATGACGCGAGCACCTCCGTGAGGCGCATGAGCGCCTTCTCGGCGACCACGACGGTGTCGTGATCGAGCAGGTCGACGATCGAGACGCCGAGCACGCGCACGACCGACAGGCGCGGGTTGTTCCTCGCGGCGAGCTCGAGGTTCCCCTCGGTCTCGAGCGGGAGCAGGAGCGCCTTCGACGCGATGCCGAGCTTGCCCGCGAGCGCGGCCTCGAGCTCGGCCGTCTTCGGGCTCGCGAGGTCGAAAGCCTCGACGCAGACGATCTTGCCGTCGCGGAGCTTCTGGGCGAGCGCCGACTTGATCGCGTTCCGCCGCATCGCGGCCGGGAAGCTCCAGCGGTAATCGCGCGGGACCGGGCCCTGGATCGTGCCGCCGTGCCGCCAGAGCGGCGAGCGGTTGTCGCCCATCCGTGCGCGTCCGGTGTGCTTCTGCTTCCAGAGCTTCTTCGTGCCGCCCGAGACCTCGACGCGGTTCTTCGTCTTGTGCGTTCCTGCACGGCCGCCGGCGCGGTACGCGCAGACCGCCTCGTAGATGAGGTGCTCCTTCAGCGGGTACCCGAAGACCGCCTCGTCGAGATCGACGGTGCGGAGGGTCTTGTTGTTCCAATCGCGGACTTCGATGGACGCCATGGCCGCCCTCACCGTCCCTTCGACTTGCAGAGGAGGAGCGCGGCGCCGGGCGCCCCGGGCACGGCCCCTCGCACGAGGAGGAGGTTCCGCTCCTTGTCGATCCGAACGACGCGGAGGTTCTTCACCGTCACCCGGTCGACGCCCATGTGCCCGGTCCCGCGCATCCCCTTGAAGACGCGCGACGGGTAGGCCGACGAGCCGATCGAGCCGGGGGCGCGATGGAACATCGAG from Candidatus Polarisedimenticolaceae bacterium encodes the following:
- the rplV gene encoding 50S ribosomal protein L22 — translated: MIATARLKYLGVSAQKTRLAVDLVRGKNLGEALAALRYSRKMVAKDLEKLLRSALANAQQKDPKLDPDRLFVAKATVDEGPPQKRARARSMGRIYRILKKSSHVSIALDVVPLAAPPRAASGRR
- the rpsS gene encoding 30S ribosomal protein S19, which gives rise to MARSVHKGAFIDAHLAKKIEELNKRFDKKVVKTWSRRSTIIPDMVGHTLAVHNGKKFIPVYVTENMVGHKLGEFAPTRTFKGHGTKGDKTAAVASAPPK
- the rplB gene encoding 50S ribosomal protein L2 codes for the protein MAVKNFRPTSPGSRFKSQVKRTETSTNAPHKPLLDKKDRTGGRDNRGLLAIRHRGGGHKRRYRIIDFRRDKHGVPGRVETIEYDPNRTANIALVCYADGERRYILAPNGLAVGGKILAAADADIVVGNALPMKSIPLGTTIHNIEMKRGKGGQLARSAGVGAQLMAREAGWALVRLPSGETRKVDEECWATIGQIGNLEHENESIGKAGRNRWKGWRPTVRGVAMNPVDHPHGGGEGKTSGGRPSCTPWGVPTKGKKTRNNPRTDAFIVRRRK
- a CDS encoding 50S ribosomal protein L23, translating into MKLTTQDVIRQPLVTEKSTRARETGAVYCFKADARANKVQIAQAVTELFGVKVEEVRTANVLGKTKRAGRFQGKRADWKKAWVRLAPGEKEIEFFEAS
- the rplD gene encoding 50S ribosomal protein L4, with product MASIEVRDWNNKTLRTVDLDEAVFGYPLKEHLIYEAVCAYRAGGRAGTHKTKNRVEVSGGTKKLWKQKHTGRARMGDNRSPLWRHGGTIQGPVPRDYRWSFPAAMRRNAIKSALAQKLRDGKIVCVEAFDLASPKTAELEAALAGKLGIASKALLLPLETEGNLELAARNNPRLSVVRVLGVSIVDLLDHDTVVVAEKALMRLTEVLAS